The Campylobacter sp. CNRCH_2014_0184h genome includes a window with the following:
- a CDS encoding FtsW/RodA/SpoVE family cell cycle protein codes for MIKLDRRILTHFDFVQPLLVLPIIAISFLLIYEANTRLAEKQFIYTLVGFAGFAFFFFLPLRRLMWLIPVLYWINIALLLSVDIFGVEKLGARRWLEIPFTHFTIQPSEIFKPSFILMLAYLIYQNPPPHNGYGLKQFLKLSFYILLPFLLIAGEPDLGTALVLLIVGFGTLFIIGVNYKIWLSIFLAIAIASPIIYSDFLKPYQKQRIHDFLAEEPSYHVKQSIIAIGSGGLSGKKADEATQTHFKFLPISTSDFIFAYLSERFGFIGAVVIILLYTLLIFHLLSLNYKLKDDYFTRVVTNCIALFIFIYVAVNISMTIGFAPVVGIPMPFFSHGGSSFATFMIFFGILQNLITFRYLAIEKAVKIKF; via the coding sequence TTGATAAAACTTGATAGAAGAATTCTAACGCATTTTGATTTTGTTCAACCTCTTTTAGTGTTGCCTATCATAGCTATATCTTTTCTTTTAATTTATGAAGCAAATACACGCTTAGCCGAAAAACAATTTATCTATACTTTAGTAGGTTTTGCAGGATTTGCATTTTTTTTCTTTTTACCTTTAAGAAGATTAATGTGGCTTATACCTGTACTATATTGGATCAATATAGCTTTGCTTTTGAGTGTGGATATTTTTGGTGTTGAAAAACTTGGAGCTAGAAGATGGCTTGAGATACCTTTTACGCATTTTACCATACAACCTTCTGAAATTTTCAAACCCTCTTTTATTTTAATGCTAGCTTATTTGATTTATCAAAACCCACCACCTCATAATGGCTATGGTTTAAAACAATTTTTAAAGCTAAGTTTTTATATTTTACTTCCATTTTTACTTATAGCAGGAGAACCTGATTTAGGAACAGCTTTAGTACTTTTAATAGTGGGCTTTGGAACGCTTTTTATCATAGGAGTAAATTATAAAATTTGGCTTAGTATTTTTTTAGCTATAGCTATAGCTTCGCCTATTATTTATAGTGATTTTTTAAAACCTTATCAAAAACAAAGAATTCATGATTTCTTAGCTGAAGAGCCAAGTTACCATGTAAAACAATCCATCATTGCAATAGGAAGTGGTGGTTTGAGCGGAAAAAAGGCTGATGAAGCCACACAAACACATTTTAAATTTTTACCTATTTCTACAAGTGATTTTATCTTTGCATATTTGTCTGAAAGATTTGGTTTTATCGGTGCGGTTGTAATCATATTACTTTATACCTTACTCATTTTTCATTTATTGAGTTTAAATTATAAGCTCAAAGATGATTATTTTACAAGAGTAGTAACAAATTGCATTGCTTTATTTATTTTCATATATGTAGCAGTAAATATATCGATGACCATAGGTTTTGCTCCTGTTGTTGGTATACCTATGCCATTTTTTAGTCATGGGGGAAGTTCTTTTGCTACCTTTATGATTTTCTTTGGAATTTTACAAAATTTAATAACTTTTAGATATTTAGCAATAGAAAAAGCGGTAAAAATAAAATTCTAA
- a CDS encoding cell division ATP-binding protein FtsE, giving the protein MIEAKKLCLGYDELVIENASFSLKDNDFVFITGKSGSGKSTLLKSFYGDLEPISGNLKVCNNDLVDISNAELLQLRQKIGIIFQDYRLVQEFSVEKNVMLPLMIKGYSKNVCKEQAAKLLKHVNLTFKADKKPAQLSGGEQQRVAMARALAHNPKLLLCDEPTGNLDEYSSDIIWTLLKSAREILGTCVVVVTHRIPTNLRLDYRRFNIENGRMNEIF; this is encoded by the coding sequence ATGATAGAAGCTAAAAAGCTTTGTCTTGGTTATGATGAACTTGTTATAGAAAATGCTAGTTTTTCGCTAAAAGATAATGATTTTGTTTTTATTACAGGAAAAAGCGGTAGTGGAAAGTCAACTTTGTTAAAATCTTTTTATGGAGATTTAGAGCCAATAAGTGGGAATTTAAAAGTTTGTAATAATGATTTAGTGGATATTTCTAATGCTGAGCTTTTACAGCTTAGGCAAAAAATAGGAATTATTTTTCAAGATTATCGTTTAGTTCAAGAATTTAGTGTAGAAAAAAATGTAATGCTACCTTTGATGATTAAAGGTTATAGTAAGAATGTATGTAAAGAACAAGCCGCAAAGCTTTTAAAGCATGTAAATTTAACTTTCAAAGCTGATAAGAAGCCAGCTCAGCTTTCAGGTGGAGAGCAACAACGCGTGGCTATGGCAAGAGCTTTAGCACATAATCCAAAATTACTCTTATGTGATGAGCCAACGGGAAATTTGGATGAGTATTCTTCAGATATTATATGGACTTTATTAAAATCAGCTAGAGAAATACTTGGAACTTGTGTAGTGGTTGTTACGCATAGAATTCCTACTAAT
- a CDS encoding bifunctional 3,4-dihydroxy-2-butanone 4-phosphate synthase/GTP cyclohydrolase II, with protein sequence MGYVSVEQAIKELQDGKMLVMVDAEDRENEGDLIFPAQFSSQEKVNFAITHARGVVCVALSENLAKKFELPLMVPKNTSNHETAFTITVDAKNATTGVSACERDMTIQIFADDNAKASDFVRPGHINPLIAKKGGVLERTGHTEGTVDLCRLAGLKEACVICEIVKDNGDMARRSDLLEFCKKHDINMITISDLIEYRLKNESLISLIKEEDSILAGFKAKKMTFKDHNKNEHIAFSFGALKECENVKFYLSGSDFELLTSNKFNELLKQIEFLSQKGGVIIFMKNEKQENTQYKNYGIGAQILRYLKISKIKLLSQNTDKEFIGLKGFGLDITSSDFKA encoded by the coding sequence GTGGGATATGTTAGTGTAGAACAAGCTATAAAAGAACTTCAAGATGGCAAAATGCTAGTTATGGTAGATGCAGAAGATAGAGAAAATGAGGGAGATTTGATTTTCCCTGCACAATTTAGCTCACAAGAAAAAGTAAATTTTGCCATTACTCATGCAAGAGGTGTGGTATGTGTAGCATTGAGTGAGAATTTGGCTAAAAAATTTGAACTACCTTTAATGGTGCCTAAAAATACATCAAATCACGAAACAGCTTTTACCATCACTGTCGATGCAAAAAATGCAACAACAGGAGTAAGTGCTTGTGAAAGGGATATGACTATACAAATTTTTGCTGATGATAATGCAAAGGCAAGTGATTTTGTGCGTCCTGGCCATATTAATCCTTTGATAGCAAAAAAAGGTGGGGTTTTAGAAAGAACAGGTCACACAGAAGGCACGGTGGATTTATGTCGCTTGGCAGGATTAAAAGAAGCATGTGTGATATGTGAGATTGTTAAAGATAATGGAGATATGGCCAGAAGAAGTGATTTGCTTGAGTTTTGCAAAAAACACGATATTAATATGATTACTATTTCAGATTTAATCGAGTATCGTTTAAAAAATGAAAGTTTGATTTCTTTAATCAAAGAAGAAGACAGTATTTTAGCGGGTTTTAAAGCTAAAAAAATGACTTTTAAAGATCATAATAAAAACGAACATATAGCTTTTAGTTTTGGTGCTTTGAAAGAATGTGAGAATGTTAAATTTTATCTTAGCGGAAGCGACTTTGAACTTCTAACTTCTAATAAATTTAATGAATTATTAAAACAGATTGAGTTTTTAAGCCAAAAAGGTGGTGTAATCATTTTCATGAAAAATGAAAAACAAGAAAACACACAATATAAAAATTACGGCATAGGAGCGCAAATTTTAAGGTATTTAAAAATTTCAAAAATCAAACTTCTAAGTCAAAATACCGATAAAGAATTTATAGGATTGAAAGGCTTTGGACTTGATATTACAAGTAGTGATTTTAAAGCTTAA
- the trmB gene encoding tRNA (guanosine(46)-N7)-methyltransferase TrmB, whose product MPNFKCKILKEIQLPFEKDGVEFLWLAKGENVDLLFTRIKQENFFLQIKKDEKKQEWLIKGEKHTKPSQIGYLQKALLVFKENFTQDVVCEAVALKHTRLIQKTPLIANDLKELLEQIKNKKQIFIEIGFGSGRHLLYQARLNPDVLIIGIEIYTPALEQVAKLALSENLNNVLLIETDARLLLSVLESNLIDKIFLHFPVPWDKKPYRRVVGLNFANECARVLKENGQFELRTDSFLYFDFTLETFLNFSHLKALIKKNENLEISSKYEDRWKRQNKDIYDLIISGFSKSESLSKDQKFAIEDLRLNAEELACIKKNFKNEVFKGEDFFLHFEKMYIKDDELIIKIAFGAFYKPEHVYIALNAQKIEFIFEQPFKTKENLKAIEKLREILYSYIK is encoded by the coding sequence ATGCCAAATTTTAAGTGTAAAATTTTAAAAGAAATTCAACTTCCTTTTGAAAAAGATGGGGTTGAATTTTTATGGCTTGCTAAAGGTGAAAATGTAGACTTGCTTTTTACGCGCATAAAGCAAGAAAACTTTTTTTTGCAGATTAAAAAAGATGAAAAAAAACAAGAATGGCTTATTAAAGGTGAAAAACACACTAAGCCTTCGCAAATTGGATATTTGCAAAAAGCTTTACTTGTGTTTAAAGAAAACTTTACTCAAGATGTAGTTTGTGAAGCTGTGGCGTTAAAACATACAAGGTTAATCCAAAAAACACCTTTAATTGCCAATGATTTAAAAGAATTACTAGAGCAAATAAAAAACAAAAAGCAAATTTTTATTGAAATAGGCTTTGGAAGTGGTAGGCATTTGCTTTATCAAGCAAGATTAAATCCTGATGTTTTGATTATAGGTATAGAAATTTACACCCCTGCGTTAGAGCAAGTAGCTAAACTTGCCTTAAGTGAAAACTTAAATAATGTTTTATTAATAGAAACTGATGCAAGATTATTACTAAGCGTACTTGAGTCTAACTTGATAGATAAAATCTTTTTGCATTTTCCTGTTCCTTGGGATAAAAAGCCTTATCGTAGGGTAGTGGGGTTAAATTTTGCAAATGAATGCGCTAGAGTTTTAAAAGAAAATGGGCAATTTGAACTTAGAACAGATAGTTTTTTGTATTTTGATTTTACCCTAGAAACTTTTTTGAATTTTTCTCATTTGAAGGCCTTGATTAAGAAAAATGAAAATTTAGAAATTTCAAGCAAATATGAAGATCGCTGGAAAAGACAAAATAAAGATATATATGATTTAATCATTAGTGGTTTTAGCAAGAGTGAAAGTTTAAGCAAGGATCAAAAATTTGCCATTGAAGATTTAAGATTAAACGCAGAAGAATTAGCTTGTATAAAAAAGAATTTTAAAAATGAAGTTTTTAAGGGTGAGGATTTTTTCTTGCATTTTGAAAAAATGTACATTAAAGATGATGAGCTTATCATTAAAATAGCTTTTGGTGCTTTTTATAAGCCTGAGCATGTTTATATAGCTTTAAACGCACAAAAGATAGAATTTATTTTTGAACAGCCTTTTAAAACTAAAGAAAATTTAAAAGCTATAGAAAAATTAAGAGAAATATTGTATTCTTATATCAAATAA
- a CDS encoding RluA family pseudouridine synthase, with amino-acid sequence MLKISSLCEERLDIFLSDILKQSRSQVAKLIKENCIYINEKLENKSSKKIKQKDEISIFLPLVKEAKESYTPEFDIEILYEDDDVLVLNKAPNVVVHGASSVKEATLVDWLLHKGYVLSNLNGEHRAGLVHRLDKGTSGAIIIAKNNQAHQFLANQLLDKSMGRFYLALSDLPLKNDKMSNEKAIMRCPNNRLKKITTNTKNHLAKNAKTDFINLLSAKNCSLIAAKLYTGRTHQIRVHLADFNRYILGDELYGYKGKIKYNRVMLHAYLIYFIHPRTKELMFIKAPMFDDFYQILKENFTQGEIDEKTSLDYLKFCFGF; translated from the coding sequence ATGCTAAAAATTTCATCACTTTGTGAAGAAAGATTGGATATTTTTTTATCAGACATACTTAAGCAAAGTCGTTCGCAAGTTGCTAAACTAATCAAAGAAAACTGCATATATATTAATGAAAAATTAGAAAATAAAAGTTCTAAAAAAATAAAACAAAAAGATGAAATAAGTATTTTTTTACCTTTAGTAAAAGAAGCCAAAGAAAGCTACACGCCTGAGTTTGATATAGAAATTTTATATGAAGATGATGATGTTTTAGTTTTAAACAAAGCTCCTAATGTTGTCGTGCATGGTGCAAGTAGTGTTAAAGAAGCGACTTTGGTGGATTGGCTTTTGCATAAGGGCTATGTTTTATCAAATTTAAATGGAGAGCATAGAGCAGGGCTTGTGCATAGACTTGATAAAGGCACAAGCGGAGCTATCATCATAGCAAAAAATAATCAAGCACATCAATTTTTAGCAAATCAGCTTTTAGATAAAAGTATGGGAAGATTTTATCTTGCTTTGAGTGACTTGCCTTTGAAAAATGATAAAATGAGTAATGAAAAAGCCATTATGCGTTGTCCTAATAATAGGCTTAAAAAAATTACTACAAATACCAAAAATCATTTAGCAAAAAATGCAAAAACAGATTTTATAAATTTATTAAGTGCTAAAAACTGCTCTTTAATAGCTGCTAAATTATATACAGGAAGAACCCATCAAATCAGGGTGCATTTGGCAGATTTTAATCGCTATATTTTAGGAGATGAATTATACGGATATAAAGGAAAAATAAAGTATAATAGAGTAATGCTTCATGCGTATTTGATTTATTTTATTCATCCTAGGACTAAAGAGTTAATGTTTATAAAAGCTCCTATGTTTGATGATTTTTATCAAATTTTAAAAGAAAATTTTACACAAGGAGAGATAGATGAAAAAACTTCACTGGATTATCTTAAGTTCTGCTTTGGCTTTTAG
- a CDS encoding fibronectin type III domain-containing protein → MKKLHWIILSSALAFSACSTTMSSPQIAQVNDTLPKISNIKSISDITSIAFEWEPLYDQNIAGYYIYRANAAGAPMELIAKIKNKFQTHYTDTNLEPNTRYYYSMKTFNELGQVSQDGVSIEAFTNRVIDPVPFVQAIVGLPNRVKIVWRPHPDVRVNSYIIERANMKDMKFKELTRVKNRLSAEYIDDSLKPDESFQYRIIALTYDGIKSTPSKIVESTTKALPPMVSNLQASKDAPRKIILTWDKIDYADFAYYKIYSSSTTFLPFSVVAKTSENTYEDVVKGVAEKRYYKVSMVDKDGLESPIASEPVEGITLGAPLAPSIILCAVEDDGIRVEWVDNDDRAKEYIVKRSGGGSNAVFKEIKSKQLKDITAVPGKVYSYEVIAIDANGIESKASDKFTAVK, encoded by the coding sequence ATGAAAAAACTTCACTGGATTATCTTAAGTTCTGCTTTGGCTTTTAGTGCTTGTAGTACAACTATGAGTTCGCCTCAAATTGCTCAAGTAAATGATACTTTACCAAAAATTTCAAATATTAAAAGTATAAGTGATATTACAAGCATAGCTTTTGAATGGGAACCTTTGTATGATCAAAATATAGCAGGCTATTACATTTATAGAGCAAATGCAGCTGGTGCACCTATGGAGCTTATAGCAAAAATTAAAAATAAATTTCAAACTCATTATACTGATACAAATTTAGAGCCAAATACAAGATATTATTATTCTATGAAAACTTTTAATGAGCTTGGACAAGTTTCTCAAGATGGCGTGAGTATAGAAGCTTTTACCAATAGAGTGATTGATCCAGTGCCTTTTGTGCAAGCTATTGTGGGTTTGCCAAATCGTGTAAAAATAGTTTGGAGACCACACCCTGATGTAAGGGTAAATTCATACATCATTGAGCGTGCAAATATGAAAGATATGAAATTTAAAGAATTAACTAGGGTTAAAAATCGCTTAAGTGCTGAATATATAGATGATTCACTAAAGCCTGATGAGAGTTTTCAATATAGAATCATAGCTTTAACTTATGATGGTATTAAAAGCACTCCAAGTAAAATAGTAGAATCAACCACCAAAGCACTTCCTCCTATGGTAAGTAATTTACAAGCAAGTAAAGATGCGCCAAGAAAAATCATTTTAACTTGGGATAAAATTGATTATGCTGATTTTGCTTATTATAAAATTTATTCTAGTTCAACTACCTTTTTACCTTTTAGCGTGGTAGCTAAAACTTCTGAAAATACTTATGAAGATGTAGTTAAAGGTGTGGCTGAAAAAAGATATTATAAAGTGAGTATGGTCGATAAAGATGGCTTGGAAAGTCCTATAGCAAGTGAGCCTGTAGAAGGTATTACCTTAGGGGCACCATTAGCACCAAGTATTATTTTATGTGCTGTTGAAGATGATGGTATTAGAGTTGAATGGGTTGATAATGATGATAGAGCTAAAGAGTATATAGTTAAAAGAAGCGGTGGTGGAAGTAATGCTGTGTTTAAAGAGATTAAATCTAAACAATTAAAAGATATCACAGCTGTTCCTGGAAAAGTATATAGTTATGAGGTTATAGCAATTGATGCAAATGGTATAGAATCAAAAGCTTCTGATAAATTTACAGCGGTGAAATAA